In one Magallana gigas chromosome 7, xbMagGiga1.1, whole genome shotgun sequence genomic region, the following are encoded:
- the LOC105319128 gene encoding chromobox protein homolog 8, with the protein METSILTGERIFRADYIKKKRIRKGKVQYLVKWKGYSTKQCTWEPEENILDPYLLFDFNSRPNTKRVGRRRKSEVENFHPYGVYGLHDNKEKRKRDKGETRSVCRLRTYDNGIGALAEAAEYINSLEQTDGTRGGLLLPSETGRGQFDKEIDLSDKTNTLLERAKQEWVREDNNNTGNATSDCCCVQMTENDQKCFDWMEGTHAQHETSADTTDNSCEKEHASVRFSPRYLSEDTESYCAESSCTCTSFDMDDDDGRDNVQVSSEQNDPDSLLVTDVTCNSITITVVESPTKKGFFKLD; encoded by the exons ATGGAGACGAGCATTTTAACCGGCGAGCGGATATTCAGAGCAGATTACATTAAAAAGAAACGGATTAGAAAG GGCAAAGTTCAGTATCTAGTGAAATGGAAAGGATATTCAACAAA GCAATGTACGTGGGAACCAGAGGAAAACATCCTAGATCCCTATCTGTTATTCGACTTCAATTCTAG ACCAAATACAAAACGGGTTGGCAGGCGACGAAAAAGTGAG GTGGAGAATTTTCATCCGTATGGTGTTTATGGTCTCCATGACAACAAAGAGAAAAGAAAACGGGACAAAGGTGAGACGCGCTCCGTGTGTCGTCTGCGAACCTACGACAATGGAATCGGGGCTCTGGCGGAGGCGGCCGAATATATCAATTCACTGGAACAGACAGATGGTACCCGGGGAGGGCTATTGTTGCCCTCTGAAACGGGTCGTGGACAATTTGACAAAGAAATCGACCTCAGTGACAAGACAAACACGCTTTTGGAGCGTGCGAAACAGGAGTGGGTGCGTGAGGACAATAACAACACGGGTAATGCGACGTCCGACTGCTGTTGTGTGCAAATGACTGAAAACGATCAGAAGTGTTTTGATTGGATGGAGGGGACACATGCACAGCACGAGACTTCTGCGGACACGACGGATAATAGCTGTGAAAAAGAACATGCTTCTGTACGATTTTCTCCTCGGTATTTGTCCGAAGATACGGAGTCTTACTGCGCAGAATCCTCCTGTACGTGCACGAGTTTTGACATGGATGACGATGATGGCCGTGATAATGTACAAGTGTCAAGTGAACAAAATGACCCAGATAGCTTGTTGGTCACTGACGTCACGTGCAATTCCATCACAATAACGGTCGTTGAAAGTCCAACGAAAAAAGGCTTTTTCAAATTGGATTAA
- the LOC105345458 gene encoding cytochrome P450 3A9, producing MIFYIATVIFIILALYKYLVYHFNTFERLGIPGPKPTFFLGNLLEIRNKGQLQAIIDWRKEYGRIFGYFEGYTPVLSVSDPDLLKDVLVKDFENFQSRKPFPLAPRKSLGLFLENGHQWKRSRTLLTPAFSAGKLKQMFGIMNECTDHLLESMNKKAKSCKTLDIYDLFQCLTLDVIGRCAFGLRTNAQADDKDPFLINVRSLFSRLSKTMILPAVMLLPFLQYFVFAMKNIVVLFGMNPVVWIRMKMKEIIQIRREMGANASTFDLVQQMLFSKVKDGSSAFSEREIVAQSMTFLLAGYETTSTVLAFFSHVLAHNQSVQKKLFDEVDSTIGETEVNYENVKELPYFDMVFDEVCRLYPTASLIVTRQAKNTATYNGITIPAGMNIQADVWSLHHDEEFWEQPSVFNPDRFRKENKQQIKSFSFLPFGAGPRSCIGSRFAMLETKVAMVRVLKQFSFTPCAGSTKDIELDCRGAIVPKHGINVQIESRDKSAKISRYS from the exons GGACAGTTACAAGCTATCATTGACTGGAGAAAAGAATATGGAAGAATCTTTGG GTATTTTGAAGGATACACACCAGTTCTTTCTGTCAGCGACCCTGATTTGCTGAAAGACGTTTTggttaaagattttgaaaactTCCAATCAAGAAAG CCCTTCCCTTTGGCTCCAAGAAAAAGCCTTGGGTTGTTTTTGGAAAATGGTCATCAATGGAAACGTAGTAGAACCTTGTTGACCCCCGCCTTTAGTGCTGGAAAACTCAAACAAATGTTTGGAATCATGAACGAGTGCACAGACCACCTGTTGGAGAGCATGAACAAAAAGGCAAAGAGCTGCAAGACACTGGACATTTATGA CCTTTTCCAGTGTTTGACTTTGGATGTCATTGGTCGTTGCGCATTTGGTTTGCGCACAAACGCACAAGCAGACGACAAAGACCCATTTCTGATCAATGTGAGGAGTCTTTTTAGTCGACTCAGCAAAACCATGATTCTTCCTGCAGTCA TGCTCCTTCCTTTCTTGCAATATTTTGTGTTTGCAATGAAGAATATTGTTGTATTGTTTGGTATGAACCCAGTTGTGTGGATcagaatgaaaatgaaagaaatcatCCAAATCAGAAGGGAAATGGGG GCAAATGCCAGCACCTTTGATCTGGTTCAGCAAATGCTTTTTTCAAAAGTCAAAGATGGAAGCAGTGCTTTCAGTGAGAGGGAAATCGTGGCACAAAGTATGACCTTCCTTTTGGCGGGGTACGAGACCACGAGCACGGTCCTAGCGTTCTTTAGTCACGTGTTGGCCCACAATCAAAGCGTTCAGAAGAAGTTGTTTGATGAAGTCGATTCTACTATCGGCGAG ACGGAGGTCAATTATGAAAATGTGAAAGAACTTCCCTACTTCGACATGGTGTTCGACGAAGTTTGCAGGCTTTACCCCACAGCTTCACT GATCGTGACCAGACAAGCTAAAAACACAGCTACCTACAATGGAATTACCATTCCTGCTGGAATGAACATTCAGGCCGATGTCTGGAGTTTACACCATGACGAGGAATTTTGGGAGCAGCCTTCCGTTTTTAACCCAGACAG gTTCAGGAAAGAAAACAAGCAACAAATCAAGTCTTTCTCCTTTCTTCCATTTGGCGCCGGTCCGAGAAGTTGTATTGGATCTCGCTTCGCAATGTTAGAGACCAAAGTCGCCATGGTTCGAGTTCTGAAACAGTTTTCCTTCACACCATGTGCTGGATCTACAAAAGACATTGAACTCGACTGCCGCGGTGCTATCGTTCCCAAGCATGGGATCAACGTTCAAATTGAGAGCAGAGACAAGTCCGCTAAAATTTCCCGATACAGTTGA